The genomic window TCGTGCTGCTGCCGTTCGCCGCGAGCCTCGTGCTCGCGTTCGCGTCGTGGAACGGGCTCACCGCGCTCGAGTGGGTCGGCTTCGACAACTTCGCGGCGCAGCTCCAGGACGAGCTGCTCCTGAAGTCGATCGTCAACACGCTCCTGATCGCGCTGATCACGGTGCCCGTCGGCCTCGGCCTCGCGGTCGTCGTCGCCGTGGCGCTCGAGCGGCTGCGCACGCGCACGCTCTACCTGATCCTGTTCTTCGCCCCCGTGGTCACGAGCACCGTCGCCGTGGCCATGATCTGGCAGCAGCTCTTCCGCGCCGACGGGGTGCTCAGCACCGCGATCGCGAGCGTGTTCGGCGTCGCCCCGCCGGACTGGCTCAACGACCCGAGCCTCGCCCTCCTCGCGGTGTGCATCGTGTCGATCTGGTCGTCGCTCGGCCTCAACGTGATCATCTTCCTCGCCGGGCTGCAGAACATCTCGCCGTCGGTCATCGAGGCCGCGCGCATCGACGGCGCAGGCGCGTGGCGGCTGTTCCGCAGCATCCGACTGCCGCTGCTCTCGCCGATCGTGTTCTTCTCGTCGATCGTCGCGTTCATCTCGTCGCTGCAGACCTTCGACACGGTGTTCGTGCTCACCGCGAACGCGGGGCCCGACAACGCGACGCGCACGATCGTCTACCACATCTACGACCTGGGCTTCGGGCGGTTCGAGTTCGGGCCCTCCAGTGCCGCCTCCGTGATCCTGCTGCTGCTGACCCTCGTCATCACCGCGATCCAGTTCGGCGCGCAGAAGAAGTTCGTGCACTACGAGGACGACGCCGCATGACCGCCGCAGACCTGATCCCGCCGCTCGTCGGCGAACCCGACGTCGAGCGCGTCGACGCCGAGCGCGCCGGCCGCGTCGGCCGCCCCGGACGGGACCGCACCCGCCGCTCGCTCGGACGCATCCTCATCCACGCGGCCCTCGCCGTCGCGGGCTTCGCGATGGTCTTCCCGTTCGTCTGGATGCTGCTGACCTCGTTCAAGACGCTCCCGCAGCTGCTCCAGGATCCGCTGAGCTTCTGGCCCGACCCGTGGACGCTCGACAAGTACGTCGACGCGTGGAACGCCGTGCCGTTCGGGCAGGCGTACCTGAACAGCATCTACATCTGCGTGCTCGCGGTCGTGGGCACGCTGCTCACCGCGTCGATGGCGGGCTACGCGTTCGCCCGCATCCGCTTCCGGGGTAGCCGGGTGCTGTTCATCGTGTTCCTCGCGACCCAGATGATCCCGAAGCAGGTCACGCTGATCCCGTTCTACCTGCTGATGGCGAAGTTCGGATGGGTCGACTCCCACCTCTCGCTCATCGTGCCGGCGATGCTCGTGAACCCCTTCGCGGTGTTCCTCATGCGCCAGTTCGTGCTCAGCCTGCCGAAGGAGCTCGAGGAGGCCGCGCTCGTCGACGGCGCGGGTCGCTGGCGCACGTTCTGGACGATCATCCTGCCGAACCTCAAGCCCGGTCTCGGTGCGCTCGGTATCATCGTCGCGCTCGACGTGTGGAACAGCTTCCTGTTCCCGCTCGTGCTGCTGAACTCGCCCGACCTGTTCACGGTGCCGCTGCTGCTCGCGAGCTTCCGCGGCCAGTTCGGCTCGGTCGACTACGGGCTCGTCATGGCGGCGTCGGCGCTCGCCACGATCCCGATGCTCGTGGCGTTCGTGATCGGGCAGCGGCGAATCCTGAACAGCATGGCCGCCTCGGGGCTGGGCGGGCGATGAGCGTCACCTCGGTCGCCGCGCGCCGCGTCGTGGGGCGAGCGGATGCCGCATCCGCCGCCGCACGCGCGGGCGCGCACCTCGACCTCGTGCGGGCCCCGTTCACGCTGCCGCGCTCGCGGATCCTCATGCTGCGCGAGGGCGACCGGCTGCGCGTGCACACGTCGGAGTACGAGCGCTCGCTCGCCGAGTGCGTTGCGCTCGACGCGCTCGAGGTGTGCGACGCCGCCGGGGCGCCCCTGCCGATCACGCGCGTGCTGCCGCACGTCATCGAGTTCGGCGGCGGGGCGACGCTCACCTTCGCGGGCACGACGGCGTGGTCGGTGGGTGTGCCGGCCGGCGGTGTCGCCGTCGTGCGCTGGACCGGGCGGGCCGGCGAGGAGGCGGAGGAGCTCCGGATCGGCGGGCGGCACGCGGCATCCGTCGTGTTCAGCCTCGACGCGTCGCGCGAGGTCGAGTTCGCGCGATCGGACCGCCACGACGAGCACCTCGAGGCGACCCGCCGGGTCTGGCTCGACTGGTTCGCGAACTGCCCGGCGGTGCGGCCCGACCTGGAGGACATGGCCGCGTTCTGCTGGTGGGTGCTCGGCGCCAACGTGGTCGAGCTGCCGCACCTCGGCGACGCGCGCGCCGTCGTGCCGTCGAAGATCGGCTACGTCGGCCTCTGGCAGTGGGACGCGTACTTCATCGCCGTCGGCCTGCGCCACGGCGACCCCGAGCTCGCACGCGAGCAGCTCGACCTGGCCCTGCGGTTCCCGACCCCCGAGGGGCAGCTGCCGGACGTGGTGCACGAGGCGGGCATCCTCGCAAGCAGCGACGACCTGCCCGCCGCCGACCGCGAGACGCTCCGCCGCGCCGGTTCGGCCGTCGCCGACCCGTCGGCGCCCGTGCCGCTGACCAAGCCGCCGCTCGCGGCCTGGGCGCTTCGCAAGGTGCTCGAGGCCGACCGCGCCCGCGGCGACGACGCCCAGATCGCCGACTGGGCGCGCCGCATGATCGCCACCATCCGCCGCTCGCAGGACTGGTGGTTCGCCCGATCCGACCTCGACGGCGACGGCCTGCCCGAGTACGGGCACCCCTACTCGTCGGGCCTCGACGACAGCCCGGTGTTCGACGGCCCGCTGCCGACGACGACGCCCGACCTCGCGGCCTACCTCGTGCGGCAGGACCTCGAGCTCGCCGCGCTCGTCGAGCGGTGGGGCACGGGCGCCATCGCCGGCCGGGGCCCCGAGGCGGATCGCGCGGCCGCGGCATCCGCGCATCGCGAGCGCGCGCAGCGGACGCTCGAGCGCCTGCTCACCCTCTGGGACGAGCCCCGCGGACGATTCCGGTCGCTCGCCGCGGGCGAGCCCGTCGACAGCGACACGATCGTCGGCCTCATGCCGCTGCTCACCGGCGGCCTGCCCGAGGCCATCGTCGACCGCCTCATCACCGCACTCGACGACCCGCGCCGGTTCGCCACGCCTTGGCCGATCCCGACCGTGGCCGTCGGCGACCCCGACCACGACCCGCAGCGGATGTGGCGCGGCCCGGTCTGGGTCAACACCAACGCGCTCGTCGCCGAGGGCCTCGAGCGCTCCGGCCACGGCGAGCGTGCGCGCCGGCTCGCCGAGCGCACGGTCGAGCTCGTCATCCACGCCGGCGGGCCGCATGAGTACTTCGAACCGAACACCGGCGAACGGGCCGCGACCGCGACCACCGCCTTCGGATGGTCCGCAGCACTGTTCCTCGACCTCGCGGTCGCCCTCTCGCACGACTGAGCGATCCGCATCCGCATCGGCGCCCCGCCGACGCATCCCCCTTCCGACAAAGGAGTCACATGAAACGCCTCACCCTGCTCGCCCCCGCCGCCGCGCTCGCCCTGCTCTCGGGGTGCGCGATGGGCGGCACGGGCGCCGCCGCACCCGTCGAGCTCGACCCCGACGCGACGCCGACCGGCGAGATCACCGTCTGGTCGTGGGATGTCGCGGCGACCGCGCTCTCGCGCCTCGCCGACGAGTTCGAGGCCGAGCACCCCGGCACGTCGATCGAGGTCGTCGACGTCGGCTACGACAACGCCTACGACAAGCTCTCCGTCGGCCTGCAGGCGGGCAGTGGACTGCCCGACGTCGTCACCATCGAGACCGACCGCGCGCCCGGCTACATCGCGGAGTTCCCGACCGGGCTCGTCGACCTCACCCCCGTCTTCGCCGAGCACGAGGCGGAGTTCGACCCGTTCAAGTGGTCGGCGCACAGCGACGCCGACGGGGCGCTCGAGGTCGTGCCGTGGGACTCGGGCACGGTCGGCCTCTTCTACCGCGCCGACTACTTCGAGGCGGCCGGCGTGGACCCGGCCTCGCTCGAGACCTGGGACGACCTGATCGAGGCCGGCGAGCGGATCAAGGCCGAGACCGGCCACACGCTGCTCTCGCTCGACGTCGCGACCGGCGGCGGCTTCCAGATGCTGCTCCAGCAGCAGGGCCAGGGGCTCTTCGACGAGCGGGGCGACATCACGGTCGCCTCGCCGGAGGCGGTCGAGGCCCTCACGCTCCTGAAGACCATGAACGAGCGTGGGCTGCTGAAGAACGTGAAGGGATGGGATGGCCGCGTCACCTCGGCGAAGAACGGCGACTCCGCCGTCACGCCCGAGGCGGTCTGGTGGATCGGCACCCTGCTCGGCGATGCGCCCGAGCTCGCCGGCACCTACGGCGTGACCGAGCTGCCGGCCTTCGAGGAGGGCGGCGTGCGCACCTCGAACTCGGGCGGCTCCGGGCTCGCCATCCCGGCGCAGGCCGAGAACCCCGACCTGGCTGCCGCGTTCATCGAGTACGCGCTCGCCGACGCCGACCACCAGGCGTCGATGATGGCCGAGGAGGGCCTGTTCCCCTCCTACCTGCCCGCGCTCGAGGACGAGTACTTCTCGGCGTCGCAGGAGTACTTCGGCGGCCAGCCCGTGTACGAGCTCTTCGCGGAGCAGACCGCGCAGATCCCGAGCATCACCTTCACGACCGACAACGCCGAGGCGAGCGACATCGTCGCGAACGCGGTCGTCGCCGCCGTGCTGAACGGCGCCGACCCGGCGACCGTGCTGCAGGATGCCGCGGAGCAGATCGCCACCGCGACCGGCCGCGAGATCGCCGAGTAGCCGTGGCCTCCACCTCACTCGTGCTGCGCGAGCGAGGCGGAGCCGAGACGACACGCCGGCGGGCGCTGGGGCGCAGGCTCCAGCGCCCGGGGGCGTGGTTCTCGCTTCCGGCCGCGGTGCTGCTCGTCGTCTTCTTCGCCTACCCGCTCGCGACCTCGCTGTGGCAGAGCCTGCACGCGACCGCCGGCGGCGTCACCACCTGGGTCGGGCTCGAGCAGTACGCGCGACTGTTCGAGGACCCGCTCGTGGGCAAGAGCCTCGCGAACGCCGGGATGATCCTCGTGGTGCAGGTGCCGCTCATGATCGGCCTCGCGGTCGGGCTCGCCTACCTGCTGAACCAGGCGTGGCTGCGGTTCCGCGGGGGATTCCGGCTGCTGGTCTTCCTCCCCGCGGTCACCACGCTCGTCGCGTACGCGGTCGTGTTCCGGGTCATGCTCGCGACCGACGGCGGCGCGATCAACCAGCTCATCGGCCTGGTCGGCATCGCGCCGGTCGACTGGCTGAACAACGAGTGGTGGGCGCGCGTCGCGCTCATCGCGGCCATCACGTGGCGCTGGACCGGCTACAACATGGTGATCATCCTCGCTGGACTCCAGTCGATCCCGGCCGAGCTCTACGAGGCCGCCCGAATCGACGGTGCGGGGCGCTGGCAGACCTTCACGAGGGTCGTGCTCCCGCAGCTGCGTCCCGTGCTGATCTTCACAACCGTCACGTCGACCATCGGGGCCCTGCAGCTCTTCGACGAGAACTGGATCCTCACCGAGGGCGGCCCGAACGATGCCACGCTCACGCCGGTGCTCTACCTCTACAAGGTCGGCTTCCGGCAGTTCGACTTCGGCTACGCCTCGGCGATCGCGTGGCTGCTCGTGGGGATCACCGCGGTCATCGCGTTCGTGCAGTTCCGACTCATGAGGGAGAAGCCATGACCGTCGCACCCATCCGGCCCGCGGTCCGCGAGACGATCGCCTCATCGCGCGCCGTCGCGCCGGCATCCCGAGTGCGCCGTGCCGTGCTGCGGTCGCCGGTCTACCTGGCGCTCGCCGTCGCCGCCGTGGTCTCGGTGCTGCCCTTCGCGTGGATGGTCATCGCCTCGACCCACACCACGGCCGACCTCTTCGCGACGCCGCTGCCGGTGCTGCCGGGCGGCGAACTGTGGGCGAACCTCGCGCGCCTCGAGGAGTCGGTGCAGTTCGGGCGCGTGATGCTGAACAGCGCGCTCATCGCGGTGATCTATACGGTCTTCAGCTCGATCGTGAGCGTCATGTGCGGCTACGGCCTCGCGACCTATCGGTTCCGCGGTCGCGGGGTGCTGCTCGGCATCGTGCTCGTGACGATGATGATCCCGATGCAGGTGCTGCTCGTGCCGCTGTTCCAGATGATGGCCAGCGCCGGATGGATCGACACCTACCAGGCCGTGATCCTGCCGTTCCTCGCGAACGCGTTCGGCATCTTCCTCATGCGCCAGGCGTTCCTGGACTTCCCGGTCTCGCTCGTCGAGGCCGCGCGCATCGACGGCGCCGACGAGCTCCGCACGTTCTACCGGATCGTGCTGCCGGTGGCCCGCCCGCAGGTCGCGGCGCTCATCATCTACACGTTCATCAGCCAGTGGAACGCGTTCATCTGGCCGTTGCTCATGCTGAACACCGAGTCGAACTACACGGTGCCCGTGGCCCTCAACACGATGATCGGGCTCTCGCGCGTCGACTACTCGGGGCTCATGCTCGGGTCGCTGCTCGCGACGCTCCCGCTGATGCTGCTGTTCCTGGTCTTCCAGCGGCAGTTCGTGACGGGCCTGCTCGGGGGAGCGGTCAAGGGGTGACGCCTCGTCAGGCGGTGAAGTACGCGCTCGAGGCGTTCTCGACGATGCGTCGCATGCCGTTCATCCAGTTCGCCTTCAACGCGATGGATGCCGCCGCCACGTCGCCCTGTGCGAGGTGCCGGGCGATCTCGGCATGCTCGGCGGCGACGCGCTCGACCATCACGTCGTTGGGCACGAGCAGCGACTCGTACCGGTGGAAGGCGCCGCGCGTGCTCTCGATGACCTCGAGCAGCCGGCGGTTCGGACACGCGGAGAGCATGATGGCGTGCCACTCGTCGTCCTTCGTGACGACGAGTGCGTGCTCGACGACCTCCTGCTGGAACTCCGCGCTGAGCTCCTCGAGCCGACGGCCGATGGCCGTCAGCTCGTCGCGGGGGGTCAGCTCGAGGGCGAGGGTCTCCAGCGCGGCCATGACCGGGGCGAGCTCCTCGAACTCCGTGGCGGAGAGCGGCACGAAGCGGAAGCCCTTGCCGTTCTCGCTCGTGATCTGCCCCTCGCTCTCGAGGGCGATGAGCGCCTCGCGCAGCGGCGTGCGGCTGACGCCGAGCTCGGCGGCGAGCTGCACCTCGTTGATGCCCTCACCCGGGCGCACCTGCCCGGCGCGCATGCGCGCGAGCAACTCGTCGCGCACCTGCGAACGCAGGTTCTTGCGTTCGATCGCCATCCATCCTCCAGCCGGTCGAGCCGACGCCGTAAGCCTAGGGCTTGACCCTCGTCGACTTGCGGCTTAGCGTGTCTGTATACAGAATACAGTGCGCAGAACGACCTGTACAGACATCCGACCCGAGAGGACCCGCGTGACCGACGCGACGCCGCGCCGCATCCGCCTCGATGCCCTCGCCTACGGCGGCGACTACAACCCCGACCAGTGGCCCGAGGCGGTCTGGCACGAGGACGTGCGCCTGATGCAGGAGGCCGGGGTGAACCTCGTGAGCCTGCCCGTGTTCTCGTGGCCGCAGCTCGAGACCGCCCCAGGCGTGTACGAGTGGGAGTGGCTCGACCGGGTCATCGAGGTCCTGTGGGCCGGCGGCATCCGCATCGACCTCGCGACCGCGACCGCCACGCCGCCCGCGTGGCTCGTGCGCGCGCACCCCGAGATGCTGCCGTGGGATGCCGACGGCCGCCGGCTCGAGTTCGGGTCGCGCCAGGCATACTGCCCGAGCTCGCCCGTCTGGCGCGAGCACGTGGCGCGGATGGCGCGCGCGATGGCCGAGCGCTACGGACAGCACCCCGCGGTCGTGCTCTGGCACGTCTCCAACGAGTACGGCGACCACGTCGCCCGGTGCTGGTGCCCCGAGTCGGCGGCGCACTTCCGGCGCTGGCTCGAGGCCCGCTACGGCGACCTCGAGGGGCTCAACGAGGCCTGGGGCGTCAACGTGTGGGGCCAGCGCTACACCGCGTGGGAGCAGGTCGAGCCGCCCCGCCGGGCGACCGGCCCGATCAACCCGACCCAGCTGCTCGACTTCGAGCGCTTCAGCTCGGACGCACTGCTCGAGCTCTTCCGCGTCGAGGTCGACGTGCTCCGCGAGGTCACGCCCGAGCTGCCCGTCACGACGAACTTCATGAGCCTCTTCCGCGAGCTCGACTACTGGCGCTTCGCCGAGCACGAGGACCTCGTCACCGATGACGCCTACCCCGACCCGGCCGACCCGCTCGCCCACGTGCCGGCCGCCCTGAACTACGGGCTCATGCGCTCGCTGAAGGGCGGCCAGCCGTGGCTGCTGCTCGAGCAGGCCGCGAGCGCCGTGAGCTGGCGCGACGTCAACGTGCCGAAGGCGCCCGGCCGGATGCGCCTCGACAGCCTGCAAGCCGTCGCGCACGGCTCCGACGGGGCGATGTTCTTCCAGTGGCGGCAGGCCCGCTACGGCCAGGAGAAGTTCCACTCGGCGATGCTCGGGCACCGCGGCGAGTCGTCCCGCACGTTCCGCGAGACAGCCGCGCTCGGCCGCGAACTCCAGCGGCTCGCGGCGGTCCGCGGCACCCGCGTGCGCAGCCGCGTCGCGCTCGTCGTCGACTGGGACTCGTGGTGGGCCTCGAGCGCGACCGAGTCGCTCCCGTCGCAGCGCCTGGGCTGGCTGCAGCAGGCGCGCGACTGGCACGCCGCGCTGCACGCGCTGGGCCACCCCGTCGACACCGTGCGAGCGATCGGCCCGTTCGACGGGTACGACCTCGTCGTCGTGCCGAACCTCTACGTGACGGATGCCGCGCAGGCGGCGGCGCTCGCGGCGTACGCCGCTGAGGGCGGCACCGTGGTCGTCGGCCCGTTCTCGGGCGTCGTCGACCCCACCGAGAAGGTGCATCCGAGGGGCGCGCCCGGGCCGCTGCGCACGCTGCTCGGCGTCGAGGTGGACGAGCCGTGGCCGGTGGCCGACGGCGCGGCCGGGCGGATCGACCTCGACGGGGACCGCCACGAGGCGCCCGTCTGGACCGAGTGGATCGAGGCCGGCGCCGAGGCATCCGTCGTCGCCCGGTTCGCCGGCGGCGTGCTCGACGGGCGGCCCGCGATCACGCGCCGCGCGCACGGCACAGGCACCGCCTGGTACGTCGGGAGCGTGCTCGCCGCCGACGGCCTCGTCGCCGTCATGCGGCGCGCCCTCGCCGACGCCGGCCTCCCCGCCCGCGACCGCACCGACCCGCATCTCGAGGCCGTCACGCGCGCCGACGACCGCACCGACTACACGTTCGTGCTGAATCACGGCCCGCGCGAGCTCACGGTCGACGCGCCCGAGGGCGCGACCGACCTGCTGGCCGACCGGGTCGTCGGAGCGCAGCTGGTCGTCCCGCCCCTCGGCGTCGCCGTCCTCGCCTCGCCGCGCGCGAGCGAGCCCCCGTTCATCACCCTGTCCCAGACCACCGAGTGAGGCACCACCCATGAACCGACCGTTCGTCCATCCGTACATCCCGAACACCGCGCCCGACGTGCGCGCCGAGATGCTCGACACCGTGGGCGCGGCATCCGTCGAGGACTTCTACGCCGACGTGCCCGCCGACCTCCGGCTCGGCCGTGACCTCGACCTGCCCGAACCGCTCGTCGCCGAGCAGGACCTCGCCCGCCACGTCTCCGGGCTGCTCGCGAGGAACGTGCCGACGACCGAACGGCTGAGCTTCCTCGGGCAGGGCACCTACCACCACCACGTGCCCGCGGTCGTCGACGAGGTCATCGGCCGCAGCGAGTTCCTCACCGCCTACGCCGGCGAGCCCTACGAGGACCACGGTCGCTTCCAGGCGCTCTGGCAGTACCAGTCGCTCATGGGCGAGCTGCTCTCGATGGACGTCGTGAACGTGCCGACCTACGACGGGTTCCAGGCGACCGCGACCGGCCTGGCGATGGCCGGGCGCATCACCGGCCGGCGCCGCGTGCTCGTCGCGAGCGACGTGCTGCCCGCGAAGCTCTCGAAGGTCCGCGACTACGTGCGCGTGCACCTCGACCTCGAGTTCGTCGACCCCGTCGAGGGCACGGCGGATGTCGCGGCCATCGTCGCGCGACTCGGCGACGACGTCGCCGCGATCTGGGTCGAGACCCCGAGCCGCACGGGCGCCGTCGAGCACCGGTTGCAGGCCCTCGCCGACGCCGCGCACGCCGTCGGCGCGATCCTCGTCGTCGGCACCGACCCGGTCGGGTACGGCGTGCTGACGCCGCCGGCCGAGCAGGGCGCCGACATCGTCTGCGGCGACATCCAGTCGCTGGGGTTGCACCAGTGGTACGGCGGCGCGCACGGCGGCTTCATCGCCGTGCACGACGACCCGCGCTTCGTCATGGAGATGCCCTCGCGGCTGTTCGGGCTCGCCACGACCGACGTGCCCGGCGAGGTCGGGTTCGGCGACGTGGCCTACGACCGCACCTCGTTCGCGCACCGCGAGGAGGGGAAGGAGTGGGTCGGCACCGCGGCCGCGCTCTGGGGCATCGCCGCCGGCGTGCACCTCGCCCTCATGGGACCGCAGGGCATGCGCGAGCTCGGCGAGGTGCTGCTCGCCCGCACCGCCTACGCGCAGCGCGCGCTCGGCGCCATCCCCGGCATCCGCCTCACCGACCGCGCGGTGCACCTGCGCGAGTTCGCGATCGACGTCGCCGGGGCCGGCCTCACGGCCTCAGGCATCGTCACGGCGCTGCGCGCCGAGGGCATCGAGCCCGGCGTGCCAGCCGGCGAGCACGAGCTCGTCGTGTGCGTCACCGAGACGACCTCGCAGGCCGACATCGACCGGCTCGCCGCCGCCGTCACCGGTCTCGTCGCGGCATCCGCCGCCGAGGCCGCATCCACGCTCGACCCCATCGCCGAACCCGAGGAGCACCGCGCATGAGCCTGCCCATCGCCCCGAAGCCCGCCCACCGACGCTTCCACCAGGCGCGCTGGGACGAACCCGTCATCTTCGAGCTCTCGACACCGGGCGAGCGCGGCGTCCTCGTCACCTCGATCGAACCCGGCGTGCGCGACGCCGTCGGCGACGTGGTCGCCGCCCTCCCCGACGGGCTCGCCCGGCAGGCCGCGCCCGCCCTGCCCGAGATGGGCCAGATGCGCGTGCTCAAGCACTACCTGCGGCTCTCGCAGGAGAACCTCGGCGCCGACTTCAACGTCGACGTCGGGCAGGGCACGTGCACCATGAAGTACGCGCCCAAGGTCAACGAGCGGCTCATCGCGACCCCGAAGCTCTCGGCGATGCATCCGCTGCAGGACCCGGCCGACGCGCAGGGCGCGCTCGAGATCATCTGGCGCACCGAGCGCATGCTCGCCGAGATCTCGGGCATGGACGAGGTGTCGCTCCACACGCAGGGCGGCTCGGCCGCGATCTGGGCGAACATCGCCATGATCCGCGCGTACCACGAGGCGAACGGCGACGGCGAGCAGCGCCGCGAGGTCATCACGACGAT from Agromyces aurantiacus includes these protein-coding regions:
- a CDS encoding carbohydrate ABC transporter permease; this translates as MAITTGGATGTPVAPPAPATQPAAPATAESGASRRGATGPRREAAWRRRDRRWGYVFVAPQLVGMAVFVLLPFAASLVLAFASWNGLTALEWVGFDNFAAQLQDELLLKSIVNTLLIALITVPVGLGLAVVVAVALERLRTRTLYLILFFAPVVTSTVAVAMIWQQLFRADGVLSTAIASVFGVAPPDWLNDPSLALLAVCIVSIWSSLGLNVIIFLAGLQNISPSVIEAARIDGAGAWRLFRSIRLPLLSPIVFFSSIVAFISSLQTFDTVFVLTANAGPDNATRTIVYHIYDLGFGRFEFGPSSAASVILLLLTLVITAIQFGAQKKFVHYEDDAA
- a CDS encoding carbohydrate ABC transporter permease, which produces MTAADLIPPLVGEPDVERVDAERAGRVGRPGRDRTRRSLGRILIHAALAVAGFAMVFPFVWMLLTSFKTLPQLLQDPLSFWPDPWTLDKYVDAWNAVPFGQAYLNSIYICVLAVVGTLLTASMAGYAFARIRFRGSRVLFIVFLATQMIPKQVTLIPFYLLMAKFGWVDSHLSLIVPAMLVNPFAVFLMRQFVLSLPKELEEAALVDGAGRWRTFWTIILPNLKPGLGALGIIVALDVWNSFLFPLVLLNSPDLFTVPLLLASFRGQFGSVDYGLVMAASALATIPMLVAFVIGQRRILNSMAASGLGGR
- a CDS encoding amylo-alpha-1,6-glucosidase codes for the protein MSVTSVAARRVVGRADAASAAARAGAHLDLVRAPFTLPRSRILMLREGDRLRVHTSEYERSLAECVALDALEVCDAAGAPLPITRVLPHVIEFGGGATLTFAGTTAWSVGVPAGGVAVVRWTGRAGEEAEELRIGGRHAASVVFSLDASREVEFARSDRHDEHLEATRRVWLDWFANCPAVRPDLEDMAAFCWWVLGANVVELPHLGDARAVVPSKIGYVGLWQWDAYFIAVGLRHGDPELAREQLDLALRFPTPEGQLPDVVHEAGILASSDDLPAADRETLRRAGSAVADPSAPVPLTKPPLAAWALRKVLEADRARGDDAQIADWARRMIATIRRSQDWWFARSDLDGDGLPEYGHPYSSGLDDSPVFDGPLPTTTPDLAAYLVRQDLELAALVERWGTGAIAGRGPEADRAAAASAHRERAQRTLERLLTLWDEPRGRFRSLAAGEPVDSDTIVGLMPLLTGGLPEAIVDRLITALDDPRRFATPWPIPTVAVGDPDHDPQRMWRGPVWVNTNALVAEGLERSGHGERARRLAERTVELVIHAGGPHEYFEPNTGERAATATTAFGWSAALFLDLAVALSHD
- a CDS encoding ABC transporter substrate-binding protein — translated: MKRLTLLAPAAALALLSGCAMGGTGAAAPVELDPDATPTGEITVWSWDVAATALSRLADEFEAEHPGTSIEVVDVGYDNAYDKLSVGLQAGSGLPDVVTIETDRAPGYIAEFPTGLVDLTPVFAEHEAEFDPFKWSAHSDADGALEVVPWDSGTVGLFYRADYFEAAGVDPASLETWDDLIEAGERIKAETGHTLLSLDVATGGGFQMLLQQQGQGLFDERGDITVASPEAVEALTLLKTMNERGLLKNVKGWDGRVTSAKNGDSAVTPEAVWWIGTLLGDAPELAGTYGVTELPAFEEGGVRTSNSGGSGLAIPAQAENPDLAAAFIEYALADADHQASMMAEEGLFPSYLPALEDEYFSASQEYFGGQPVYELFAEQTAQIPSITFTTDNAEASDIVANAVVAAVLNGADPATVLQDAAEQIATATGREIAE
- a CDS encoding carbohydrate ABC transporter permease, with amino-acid sequence MASTSLVLRERGGAETTRRRALGRRLQRPGAWFSLPAAVLLVVFFAYPLATSLWQSLHATAGGVTTWVGLEQYARLFEDPLVGKSLANAGMILVVQVPLMIGLAVGLAYLLNQAWLRFRGGFRLLVFLPAVTTLVAYAVVFRVMLATDGGAINQLIGLVGIAPVDWLNNEWWARVALIAAITWRWTGYNMVIILAGLQSIPAELYEAARIDGAGRWQTFTRVVLPQLRPVLIFTTVTSTIGALQLFDENWILTEGGPNDATLTPVLYLYKVGFRQFDFGYASAIAWLLVGITAVIAFVQFRLMREKP
- a CDS encoding carbohydrate ABC transporter permease, with the protein product MTVAPIRPAVRETIASSRAVAPASRVRRAVLRSPVYLALAVAAVVSVLPFAWMVIASTHTTADLFATPLPVLPGGELWANLARLEESVQFGRVMLNSALIAVIYTVFSSIVSVMCGYGLATYRFRGRGVLLGIVLVTMMIPMQVLLVPLFQMMASAGWIDTYQAVILPFLANAFGIFLMRQAFLDFPVSLVEAARIDGADELRTFYRIVLPVARPQVAALIIYTFISQWNAFIWPLLMLNTESNYTVPVALNTMIGLSRVDYSGLMLGSLLATLPLMLLFLVFQRQFVTGLLGGAVKG
- a CDS encoding GntR family transcriptional regulator, yielding MAIERKNLRSQVRDELLARMRAGQVRPGEGINEVQLAAELGVSRTPLREALIALESEGQITSENGKGFRFVPLSATEFEELAPVMAALETLALELTPRDELTAIGRRLEELSAEFQQEVVEHALVVTKDDEWHAIMLSACPNRRLLEVIESTRGAFHRYESLLVPNDVMVERVAAEHAEIARHLAQGDVAAASIALKANWMNGMRRIVENASSAYFTA
- a CDS encoding beta-galactosidase — translated: MTDATPRRIRLDALAYGGDYNPDQWPEAVWHEDVRLMQEAGVNLVSLPVFSWPQLETAPGVYEWEWLDRVIEVLWAGGIRIDLATATATPPAWLVRAHPEMLPWDADGRRLEFGSRQAYCPSSPVWREHVARMARAMAERYGQHPAVVLWHVSNEYGDHVARCWCPESAAHFRRWLEARYGDLEGLNEAWGVNVWGQRYTAWEQVEPPRRATGPINPTQLLDFERFSSDALLELFRVEVDVLREVTPELPVTTNFMSLFRELDYWRFAEHEDLVTDDAYPDPADPLAHVPAALNYGLMRSLKGGQPWLLLEQAASAVSWRDVNVPKAPGRMRLDSLQAVAHGSDGAMFFQWRQARYGQEKFHSAMLGHRGESSRTFRETAALGRELQRLAAVRGTRVRSRVALVVDWDSWWASSATESLPSQRLGWLQQARDWHAALHALGHPVDTVRAIGPFDGYDLVVVPNLYVTDAAQAAALAAYAAEGGTVVVGPFSGVVDPTEKVHPRGAPGPLRTLLGVEVDEPWPVADGAAGRIDLDGDRHEAPVWTEWIEAGAEASVVARFAGGVLDGRPAITRRAHGTGTAWYVGSVLAADGLVAVMRRALADAGLPARDRTDPHLEAVTRADDRTDYTFVLNHGPRELTVDAPEGATDLLADRVVGAQLVVPPLGVAVLASPRASEPPFITLSQTTE
- the gcvPA gene encoding aminomethyl-transferring glycine dehydrogenase subunit GcvPA; translated protein: MNRPFVHPYIPNTAPDVRAEMLDTVGAASVEDFYADVPADLRLGRDLDLPEPLVAEQDLARHVSGLLARNVPTTERLSFLGQGTYHHHVPAVVDEVIGRSEFLTAYAGEPYEDHGRFQALWQYQSLMGELLSMDVVNVPTYDGFQATATGLAMAGRITGRRRVLVASDVLPAKLSKVRDYVRVHLDLEFVDPVEGTADVAAIVARLGDDVAAIWVETPSRTGAVEHRLQALADAAHAVGAILVVGTDPVGYGVLTPPAEQGADIVCGDIQSLGLHQWYGGAHGGFIAVHDDPRFVMEMPSRLFGLATTDVPGEVGFGDVAYDRTSFAHREEGKEWVGTAAALWGIAAGVHLALMGPQGMRELGEVLLARTAYAQRALGAIPGIRLTDRAVHLREFAIDVAGAGLTASGIVTALRAEGIEPGVPAGEHELVVCVTETTSQADIDRLAAAVTGLVAASAAEAASTLDPIAEPEEHRA